The proteins below come from a single Deltaproteobacteria bacterium genomic window:
- the dctP gene encoding TRAP transporter substrate-binding protein DctP, whose amino-acid sequence MKRCMIAIPALLLVAGLLCGSGFAAAKSPVTVKMATLAPKGSSIMNIFDELSAEIRERTGGEVIFKVYWGGVQGDEKDVLRKIRLGQLHGGGFMGSGLGQIVPAVRVTEIPYFFRNYDEVDYVRSRLEGTMNRLFEEQGFIVLGWMNLGFIYTFSKVPLTSLAVAREQKWWTLEGDPIGREVFKALDISPISLSIADVATSLSTNLIDCAASTPYGAVAFQWYTRFGYMGEYPSSNILGATVVTREIWDRISPESREVVLDVSQKAHERIVQATRREDAKCLEILVREGIQVVRDIENPEEMQYIFEAAEKARENLVGELYSRELLDRTLSLVEEYRASHPENRTIEIIQ is encoded by the coding sequence ATGAAAAGATGTATGATCGCGATACCGGCCCTGCTGTTGGTAGCAGGGCTTCTGTGCGGTTCCGGCTTTGCGGCGGCGAAAAGCCCGGTCACGGTCAAGATGGCGACCCTGGCGCCGAAGGGTTCTTCCATTATGAACATCTTTGACGAGCTTTCGGCGGAGATCAGGGAGAGGACCGGAGGCGAGGTGATTTTCAAGGTCTACTGGGGCGGTGTGCAGGGTGACGAAAAGGATGTGCTGAGAAAGATCAGGCTGGGGCAGTTGCACGGCGGCGGCTTCATGGGGTCCGGCCTCGGTCAGATCGTTCCGGCCGTGCGGGTGACCGAGATACCATACTTTTTCAGGAATTACGACGAGGTCGATTATGTCCGTTCCCGCCTGGAGGGAACAATGAACCGGCTCTTTGAAGAGCAGGGATTCATCGTCCTGGGATGGATGAATCTGGGCTTTATCTATACCTTTTCAAAAGTGCCGCTGACGTCTCTCGCAGTTGCCAGGGAGCAGAAATGGTGGACCCTGGAAGGTGATCCCATCGGGCGGGAGGTGTTCAAGGCGTTGGACATATCACCCATATCTCTTTCCATAGCCGATGTGGCGACATCGCTGTCCACGAACCTGATCGACTGTGCCGCATCAACACCCTATGGTGCCGTAGCCTTTCAGTGGTACACCAGGTTCGGATACATGGGCGAGTATCCCTCGTCGAATATCCTGGGAGCGACGGTGGTGACCCGGGAGATCTGGGACCGGATCAGCCCCGAAAGCCGGGAGGTCGTCCTTGACGTATCCCAGAAAGCCCATGAGAGGATCGTTCAGGCCACCCGCCGGGAGGACGCAAAATGCCTTGAAATTCTGGTGAGAGAAGGGATCCAGGTCGTGCGGGACATCGAAAACCCGGAAGAGATGCAGTATATCTTCGAAGCGGCGGAGAAGGCCAGGGAAAACCTGGTGGGGGAACTCTACAGCCGGGAGCTCCTGGACAGGACCCTCTCACTTGTCGAGGAATACCGGGCGAGTCATCCTGAAAACAGGACCATCGAAATAATTCAGTAG
- a CDS encoding TRAP transporter small permease has translation MRRRARGEIILACIARCEEFLVSAALGAMVLLVLTQIVLRNFFSIGIPGGAEVVRHLVLWVAFLGAGIAARDRKHIKIELAGHLVTPTAHRFFELVTGLFSVIICSILFYASITFVYVDYQGGGAIAFFNVPVWILQVIIPVGFAVITLRFTLRFVENVRSLVKGE, from the coding sequence ATGCGCCGCAGGGCACGTGGTGAGATCATTCTTGCCTGCATCGCGCGATGCGAGGAGTTCCTGGTTTCCGCGGCCCTGGGTGCAATGGTTCTCCTGGTCCTGACGCAGATCGTTCTGAGGAATTTCTTTTCCATCGGGATTCCCGGCGGGGCCGAGGTGGTCCGTCACCTGGTGCTCTGGGTCGCCTTTCTCGGCGCCGGCATTGCCGCACGTGACCGGAAGCATATCAAGATCGAACTGGCGGGACACCTGGTAACCCCCACGGCGCACCGTTTCTTTGAACTCGTCACCGGGCTGTTTTCGGTCATCATCTGCAGCATTCTGTTTTACGCATCAATTACCTTCGTATACGTCGATTATCAGGGCGGGGGTGCCATTGCCTTTTTCAATGTCCCGGTGTGGATACTCCAGGTGATCATCCCTGTCGGTTTCGCGGTGATCACCCTGCGGTTCACCCTGCGCTTCGTGGAGAACGTCCGCTCACTGGTCAAGGGGGAGTAA
- a CDS encoding TRAP transporter large permease subunit, with protein sequence MTIAAIILIVLMAFMGAPVFVVLSSFAILGFFLSDIRFAVLIVDIYSKFSNNPVLYTIPIFTFAGYILAESRASIRIVHFSQALFGWMPGGLAIVSLVACAFFTAFTGASGVTIIALGGLLFPALIKERYQERFSLGLLTSSGSLGLLFFPSLPIIIYGVVAEESIPKLFAAGLLPGVFLIVILSAYSIFVGTRSRVVRETFSVAKIMKTAWVAKWELLIPVILIVGIFGGFVTLGEVASIIAAYALIVEILIHRDIRPADLPEIMHQSMVLVGAIFIIFGSALALTTYLVDAEIPLAVLDFIQSHISSKLVFLIALNIFLLVVGCIMDVYSALVVVVPLIVPIATSYDINPVHLGIIFLTNLEIGYSTPPVGMNLFISCIRFGRTVVTLYRAAVPFIIILLIGLLVITYVPALSLWLVEVTGIQ encoded by the coding sequence TTGACGATCGCTGCGATCATCCTCATTGTCCTCATGGCCTTCATGGGAGCCCCGGTCTTCGTGGTGCTCTCTTCCTTTGCCATCCTGGGGTTCTTCCTCTCGGACATCCGCTTTGCCGTCCTCATTGTCGACATCTACAGCAAATTTTCCAACAACCCCGTCCTGTACACGATACCGATCTTTACCTTCGCCGGGTATATCCTCGCTGAAAGCAGGGCTTCCATCAGGATCGTACATTTTTCCCAGGCCCTCTTCGGGTGGATGCCGGGGGGGCTTGCCATTGTCTCCCTGGTGGCCTGCGCCTTCTTCACCGCCTTCACCGGGGCATCGGGGGTGACCATCATCGCTCTCGGCGGGCTTCTCTTTCCGGCGCTTATCAAGGAACGGTATCAGGAAAGATTTTCCCTGGGGCTCCTGACCTCGTCGGGAAGCCTGGGGCTTCTCTTCTTTCCAAGCCTACCCATCATCATATACGGCGTCGTAGCCGAGGAGAGCATTCCGAAGCTCTTTGCCGCCGGCCTTCTGCCGGGGGTATTTCTCATCGTTATCCTCTCGGCCTACAGTATTTTTGTCGGCACGCGGTCCCGTGTTGTACGAGAGACGTTTTCCGTCGCGAAGATCATGAAAACGGCCTGGGTGGCCAAGTGGGAGCTTCTCATCCCGGTCATCCTCATCGTGGGAATATTCGGCGGTTTCGTCACCCTGGGTGAGGTCGCGTCCATTATCGCCGCCTACGCGCTCATTGTTGAAATACTTATCCATCGTGACATACGGCCGGCCGACCTCCCGGAAATAATGCATCAGAGCATGGTACTGGTGGGGGCAATCTTTATCATTTTCGGCTCCGCCCTTGCCCTGACGACCTACCTGGTCGATGCTGAGATACCGCTTGCCGTGCTGGATTTCATCCAGTCCCACATATCGTCGAAGCTCGTCTTTCTCATCGCCTTGAATATCTTTTTGCTCGTCGTCGGCTGCATCATGGATGTCTATTCCGCGCTCGTGGTGGTCGTTCCCCTGATCGTGCCCATCGCGACGAGTTACGACATCAATCCCGTTCACCTGGGGATCATCTTTCTGACGAACCTCGAGATCGGATATTCCACGCCTCCCGTGGGAATGAACCTCTTCATCTCCTGCATCAGATTCGGCAGAACGGTCGTCACCCTCTACCGGGCGGCTGTCCCCTTCATCATCATCCTGCTCATCGGCCTCCTGGTGATAACTTATGTCCCCGCCCTGAGCCTCTGGCTCGTCGAGGTGACAGGGATACAGTAG
- a CDS encoding transglutaminase family protein, with product MKQYLQPTPIINYDESSVAAFARANAGTSSDPVARAVSLYYAVRDGIRYDPYSCELSVEGLQASTTLRTRRGWCVAKAIVLAGCCRLFGIPARLGFADVRNHLATKRMREAMNTDVFFWHGYTSIHLDGTWVKATPAFNIELCERFRIAPLDFDGRSDSIYQPFDLEGNRHMEYLRYRGELADVPIQEIMDTFIREYTFDLTIRDADFDSEAEEELSTG from the coding sequence ATGAAACAGTATCTGCAACCGACGCCCATTATCAATTACGATGAGTCCTCCGTGGCCGCCTTCGCCAGGGCCAACGCCGGGACGTCGTCCGACCCGGTGGCACGGGCCGTGAGCCTGTACTATGCCGTCCGGGACGGTATCCGTTACGATCCCTACAGTTGCGAGCTCTCCGTCGAAGGGCTCCAGGCAAGCACCACATTGCGGACCCGCCGGGGGTGGTGCGTGGCCAAGGCGATCGTGCTTGCCGGATGCTGCCGCCTCTTCGGGATCCCCGCCCGGCTCGGATTCGCCGATGTTCGGAACCATCTGGCCACCAAGCGCATGCGGGAGGCCATGAATACCGATGTCTTCTTCTGGCACGGCTATACGTCGATCCACCTTGACGGGACCTGGGTCAAGGCGACCCCCGCCTTCAATATCGAACTCTGTGAACGGTTCAGGATAGCGCCGCTCGATTTCGACGGGCGCAGCGACTCGATCTACCAGCCCTTCGACCTTGAAGGGAACCGGCATATGGAATATCTGAGGTATCGGGGGGAACTCGCCGATGTTCCCATCCAGGAGATCATGGATACCTTCATCAGGGAATATACCTTCGACCTGACCATCAGGGACGCTGATTTTGATTCGGAAGCGGAGGAGGAGCTGTCCACCGGCTGA